One Gadus chalcogrammus isolate NIFS_2021 chromosome 7, NIFS_Gcha_1.0, whole genome shotgun sequence genomic window, TGGCGACATTTGAATACATCTCTATAATGAACGGATCTTTCTGGTATATACGTTATATATTTTAATCTGAAGAACACTAATGCTGTTCATATCAGGAGGCCTCGTTGACTGTGACGCTAACGTTAGCACCCAGAGTTAGCATGGGGACCAACGGCGGCAGCGTTTCAGCTCACATTTCAGGCTTTGTTATTCAGTTTTACCCGGGGATGTAGGGCTGTTTTTTAGGGTGTCTTTAGGGTCTGATGCAATAAGTTTATTCCGTGCGGTTCGTCTCGTAATGTTTATTTCCACAGAGCTAATGCTATCAGTCATCCCACACCGACGTCATCTGTAAAGCTTTGTTTTCACCATACTTTATTAACTGCTTACATCATTCTCTAAATGTTAGCTCATTCACATTTTGTCAATTTAGTTTACACACTTGAATGTATTTTGTCATATAAGTTAATTCAGTTCGTGATATTCGGGCCTTTTTGTGAATACAATGTGTAACCTGGTGGCTGGTTAGTTAGACTAGTTTAGCCGGGACCTTTCAGTAATAACCCGTAACGTTACAGCAAACGGTCCTAACGTTTAACTAAGTCATTCAAAAACTTATAACCATTGTGCTGTGTTTCAGATAATGCCGACAATAAAACTGCAGAGCTCCGATGGGGAGATCTTCGAGGTTGATGTGGAGATCGCCAAACAGTCTGTCACGATCAAGACCATGTTGGAAGGTGAGCGCTTGTTTTACAGACGGCtgcttgtttttgtttcagAGGGCTAACCATCATTATACTCTTGCCTCTAACCCCCATCATACCGGTTTAACCTGTTTCCACTGAGTAGATTAATCATGCGCCCTCCTGTTTATGATCTTGACCAGATTTGGGAATGGACGACGAAGGTGACGATGACCCAGTGCCCCTTCCTAATGTGAACGCTGCCATCCTCAAAAAGGTAAAACGGTGAAATGTAGCTATCAATTGTTGTAGGACAGGACCCAGTTAAATAAGGCCAGCATACTTCTTGACGTTAGTTTACCACAGTTAAGTTTAAAGATGGTACATTATTCAATatcaatatttttgtatttatacaGTCGAATGCAACGATATTAGTATCGAAAAACGTACtaactaaatatatattttgtgtattttggaTACGTTATGGAGCAGGATGTACAATTAATTGTCAAAAGCCTTCACTCTTGCACACTTCGTACGCGGTCAAGAGTTGTTGATAAGAGTATGtatcaaaaaaacacattcaacaagCAAGGGACATCACACATTTCGTCACAGATGTATGATAGGCAGAGCCTGTGGTCTGAAATGTCTGGCAGGCTGTTCTATCCCTGTCGCCCGAGTCCCTTGGGTCTGTCGCTTGGTCAATATTTGTACACAATCTGTGAATTAAAAAGTACCTTCCCCTGCCCTAAACAATAATCTAACAACCTGACCTTGATGCGTCACGTTTAATAATGTCCCTAATGGATATAACGTTAGAATCTCTGCTTAGTAGTTGATCCTTCTAGCTCTACAACAGTAAGAAGCTGGTATATACACTGTGAATAGCCAAGCTCCTACGTGGGTGTGACTGTCATGGACTTTATAAAAGACGGGTGAATACTGACTTTCCATATAAAGTAGTGGAAACCATGGGAGTGAATAAAGCACCGCAAAACGGACATCGGTGTGAAGAATGCATGTTGCTCTGATGAATCGGATGTCTTGAGGTTAGGGTTGGGTACTGTTCACATCTGAACGGGTAATGGTAACGGTACCTGGGATAACTATACTGAACCATACTCTCTCATTCACCAGATGCGCTCTCAGCCTCTGAGCTACTGACATTTGGCCCTGGTGAATTGAACTAGAATTGGTATCACGACCGGTATCCAACCCTACTTGAGGCTCCTTGTTGCTGTGACTTTCCCCTCGGCAGGTGATTCAGTGGTGCACCCATCACAAGgacgacccccctccccccgaggACGACGAGAACAAGGAGAAGAGGACAGATGACATCCCCGTGTGGGaccaggagttcctcaaagtcgACCAAGGCACCCTGTTTGAGCTCATTCTGGTGAGACATCGTCCGACACTAACAGTTCTCCTgctgtgcgtgagtgtgtgtctcttgtcAAACAGGATGGGAGGCCAAATGAGTGTAAAGGGTTTCCCTGATCTTTAATTGTTTTTAGtgtgaaaaaaataaggaataatTTGCCTTCAAATGGTCTTTGTGGCGTGCCTGGGAAGCAGCCCTGTTTCAGGGTTAGTTGCAGTGTTTACCATGcatagaccaatgtgtggcgcagcgccacagaatcaacaccgagcgccacaaattgattccgcttcttttttctttctttttgctaTTTTCAAATATTAATTTAACGGTCCCTTCATTCATCTCCTCATAGCACTCTCCCTGACATTCTCGTTGGCACACGAactcaacacgcacacagagacaatcGCGCATTCATGCCAGTGGTGAGCGGGTACACCTATCAACAGCTGATTCGCCCGCACCTCTCAACGTGCCTATCAAAGGAAAACCCAAAGCAGCGGGACATTTGGCACAGAGAAGACAGTCAGTTCAGTATGATATACTGTGCCCAAAATTATTGTTAACTCAGAAAAGATGTTAGCCCTTATGAACGCAACGTTATTTATATTGAACATCCCGCACCCTAAGTCAGCATAGATAAAGTTGGTAACGCAGCAAACGATGCGAATAATatgaaatgcggttatagttgAGATAGGCTTCGGTGTTAGATTGGGTACCCTCAGCCTGTTCTACTGGCCGTCAACTAGTTGCCACTGAGAGCTGAATTATTAGTGGTAAAGGCTTGGGCCTTCTCTCTGCTGTTTTACAAACCATGTAAGACCAGAGCGATGTGCTTAGTCATCCAGCGACATTCACATATGCATGTGGACTGACGCAAGTGTTGTTGTGGACGGTCTAGCCGGACAGCTACTAAGTTAGAACATTCTTTCTTTAACTGTCACTGGAGACATGAATGTCTTTTCTATTTGATACATGTAATGGCCTCTTAAAAGATACAAAAGTTGTATTATCAAAGGCTGCCCCACGCATTCAGAAGAGAAGCTTGGCGAAACGAGGGGGCTGTATGCCATCCACGGTTCTTGTTTCTGACTTgatggttgttttttttaattctccaaCTATGTAGCTAACTTAGTTGATCGTAGGTAGACTCGTCACACATTTGGAATTGATGGGATGTTGTCACTCATGTGCAGAGATGGCGCAATAGATTCagcctaaggggtaacacaagTCTGAACGGTCATCTGAGAGGAGCTGGCTCCAGACTCGGTTCAATGAAATGTGTCAACACGCACTTGTTTGTTGTCCAACAAGGAATACTACATGATATTACACAGCAagtagttttttattgaaagTTATTTCTTTCTGCAAAAGACCTTGGATTGGTTCTCTTCTTATCAGAGTCTCAAAACCAGTTTTGGGCAGTTTTCAGCATGATGTTTGATGGCAGGTATGAGTGCGGCTGAAAATTGTGGCCTTCTTTGCTGCATGCATTTATACGTTTGGAAACCTGTTGGGAGGGCGGCATTGTCTTCAATGCGTCTTATTGTAAGACCTCAGTTCTGTAAATCTGCCAACTGGTACAGTTTATTTTCATAGTGCTCTGGTGAAGGTTAGTAGCTCCTCCCCATACAGTTCATTGGTTTCCAAATTGAGGTGAGAGATTTATAAGATGGACGATTTGTTCCCTATTCTAATAACCCGGTTAATGCTATGTTGCTGCAttgctggaggggggggagaatcAAATCCCATGGAGCTGCTCCACCCCAAGGGCgccaacatatatatatatatatatatatatatatcgagcCGATAAACAGCCGCTGGTTTATTGCAAAGGTTTGATAATTAACCTGGGGGCTACGTAATGGCTGGTTCAACCTGTGCACACTTCAATGTGAACAGGTGGGCAGCCTTACCCAGCACTAGAAACCAATTAGGCTttgccaggtgaggctgcttaaaccagccatcatccagacGCACTCCCACAAAATCAATTTCTGCCCAATATCGGTATCTGCCACTAAAATCCAGCGGTCGGGCCTTTATTCTTTCACTACAGAGCTTTTGTTAAGCATGTGGGACTAATAATCCCCTCTAAACTTTTCCCCTGGCAAACACTGCTATTTTTCCTTTGGCTGCTTTTGCATGATAATACATATCTTCTTGTACCTAAGGTTCCCCCTGCCTTTGAACTACAAGTGTCTACCATTAAGGAATTTGGTCCCGTTCTGGCATCTTTTTTGTTAGAAGAAACTAAAGAAGCAAATTTCCCCTAGCAAGTCATAGCAACGCTTCAGAACGGGGGCCATGGTGTTTCTATGTGGTGCAGAACCTCTACATGAACACTCATACGAAAGGGCTGGCCACTGTAATGTCTGTTTATAAAACTGCTACTTTCATATGTAGCAGTTCATATGTGTGGGGTTGGGCTGAAGCCAGTTTCATAATATAATTTCAAACTCTGGTCAGCCAATCTCGGGTCCCAAATGTATTAAGAGATATATTTTGACTTGTTTTACTGAtatttttaagacttttacGGTGTTAAAGTATTTtgtgaacactgtcagcaggtGGATTGACGTGCTGTCACTCACCCGTCATGTATTGCACATCTCTTTTCATTAAGGCTGCTAACTATCTGGACATCAAAGGCCTCCTAGATGTCACCTGCAAGACGGTGGCCAACATGATCAAAGGCAAAACCCCAGAGGAAATCAGGAAGACGTTCAACATCAAAAATGACTTCACAGAAGAGGAAGAAGCCCAGGTAAAACCAACCCAGATCCTCTTATCAGGCTTTGTTCTCTGGAACCATGAACGTAAAGTATTTGGATGCTAGTAGCTATAAACCTCCATTTATGCTTCAGAATAGTCCCAATTCAAcgcgtgtctctctctggtcctcaggTACGCAAAGAGAACCAGTGGTGTGAAGAGAAGTAGGAACAGGAGGGATCCTGGCAACACTACCACACTGAAACTAAACGGCTTCTTCAAGTTATCTGGTTGCACTGGCGTTGTTCATACTTGTTAATATTTCCACTTAGTATATTTAGTGGCCTCTGAGGCATCCCCTTCCTGCCCCCCTTTGCATTCCCTTTACCCATAGCATGGACTTTTAACTTCCTTGTGTGGTGCAAAAGGCCTTTTATTTAAAAGACGACTGCTTTTGTTTTACCCCTGTTCTGAGTTTTGCACCATGATTTGCTTTCTGTGTATTCAGATCACACCTACTGTTTGGTTCCATCTTGTCGTTTAGctattcagatttttttttaacaggacATTAAAACGTTTTCCACTGATGAAATAAAATGGTGTAATTTTGGGACTCCGGAAAATTGAATGTTCAACTGAGTTTGTTTACACCATCCCCCTTTCTCGatttgcgcgcgcgtgtgtatgtgtgtatgcatggttCAGGCTTGTATCAGCATGGCTGAGCATTCGAGGAAATGGTCAGAGGTCTGAGTGGGAGAAAAAGTGCATAATGTGGACTAGTCCTTGGAAATCTAAATGTGTGTTGTGCGACATTTGGTAATTCCCATTCCTATTCGTACTGCGTTGAGTAGGGAGTTTCTGATCCACGGTTGTATTTAGAATTATCGACCATGTAATAAATGATTATGAAATCAACTGTCATGTGTCTTGTAGGATGGATCTGACAAATTATGCTTGTGTATAATCCCAAACAAATGTATACCATTTGTTGTTGGGCTTGATTGTATTCCACAccttgaaatatatattttagtcTAGTATAAATAGGCCACTAACTTAAGCATTCTCAAAAATGAAAGTATTTTGTAATGAATCGATAATTTAAACTATAATGACAAATCAACATGACGCATTTTTTAATACATCAACCAAAAAGTATTACATATGCGGCAGAGTTGTTCAGTATGAGTCATCACAACAGCAGTTGCTTGGCTGCACGGTTTGGCAAAAAAAAGGTGGCAGTAATTCGGACACATTGGCTCCCTCTGGTGGAACAAAATAAGGAGCGCAGTCTTGCTGTATAAATAACAAGTTTGATGTTGCAAGCGGAACAGTAAATTAAAGCTTTGGATTTTTCTGTACATGTATATTTGGCACACCATAGTTGCAACATGCACACTTTGAGAGAATAACATAATACTTGTTCAAATGCTGCTTCGGTGGCACAGTACAACTTGATGTAAACGTATGCTCTAAAGGAGTTTCTtgtggaaacaaacacacaacatgaaTGTATTTCTT contains:
- the skp1 gene encoding S-phase kinase-associated protein 1; this encodes MPTIKLQSSDGEIFEVDVEIAKQSVTIKTMLEDLGMDDEGDDDPVPLPNVNAAILKKVIQWCTHHKDDPPPPEDDENKEKRTDDIPVWDQEFLKVDQGTLFELILAANYLDIKGLLDVTCKTVANMIKGKTPEEIRKTFNIKNDFTEEEEAQVRKENQWCEEK